GATTGCTGCAGTCGACGCTCCCTCCCTCTTCGCCGGACCGGACGTCGGCTCCGTAAACGATCTCCCTCGTCTCGGGGGTATCGGGCGAATAAACGCGTTTGACAGGGCCGCTCGGGACAGACGATTCTGTCTGTGAAGCCGCTTGAGATGACGCCGGGAGTGAGGAATCCGGATTCGCCGTTTTCGACGATGCAACCGAGGTCTTAGGCGCAGACGATGCGGCAGAAGATATTTCAGAAGAAAGCGTTAAAACCGAATCCGCGGAACCGATGGAGCCGCTGCTCTGCGGTTCCGGCTGTGACATGGCGGCAGAGGCCGAAGAGGCGGCGGAAAAAGAGGAAAAGGATGAAGACGATGTCTTTGATACGGGTGCGCAGGAGCCCGTTGAAAACATCGCCAGAATCAACGCCGCAAAAAATGCCGTTATCTTCTTTTGTTCCATACTTTTCCTTAAAAAAAGAAGGCCTATTCGGCCAACTCGATTTGCTGAAGTTTATAACTGATCGTCATCCAGTTTTTACGGTTGTTTTTATAAAACGCGCCGATGATTCGCCGCATTACCATCTCGCCGTCCTCGAAGGTCAGCGCCGGGAGCATGATAACAAATTGCTGCGGACTGTATTTGGCCACGACGTCGCCTTTTCGCAGCGACGTCAAAATGCTCTCTTCCAAATGATCCATAACCGAAACCAGAGATTTTATCGGAGGCATTTTACCGGTCTGTGCCGAGACAGTCATCAAAGCTACATAAATTGAAAGACCCAGCCTTGCCGCGCGCCTTGCCTCAAGCCGGTAGGCCTCGCGGAAAAAGCCGTATTCGCAGTAGAACGCGCCTTTTGTTTTTTCCGATTCGCGCAGGTCTTCAAAAATCATGGAAAGATCCGTTTCATAATCTTTTTGGATTTTCATGATCTCTTCATACAGCCGGTGCAGTTCCTCGGAGGGTTTTACTCCCAAATTGCGGTAGAGAAGATCGGTTATTGTTTTGTATTTTTCCATTGCCGCCTGTTCTTTGCCCTGACGAAGCAGAGCGGTAATCAGCAGGCAATAGAGTTTTTCGTCCATTGAGTCGTGTTGAAGAGCCTTCGTGCAGTAATCCTCCATTTCCCCATACAGACCCCTCGCCTGCAGCAAATCGGATATGCTGTATACAGCGTTGAGATACATCGTATGATAATGGGTCTGGAGCGTAATTACCCAGAGTTCGCTCACCAGTTTCTGCAAAAAATCTCCGCGGTATAAACGCAGTGCTTTAGCATAGTAATCGATGGCCTCTTCTTCGGAAACACCCTTGGCTGCGGCTCGTTTGCACAGCCGCTCGAATTGCTCGACATCGACAACGCATTTGACCTCGGGATTGAGGCAATAGCTGCCGCGCTGAGCGATAATCAGTTCGCCGGAAGGGTCAATCGGTGCCAAAAACGCTCTTACCCGATAAAGCAGGGTTTTGAGGGCGCTGATGAGATTGTCGCTTTCGCTGTCGTCATTTCCCCATAAGAGATCAAAAAACTCTTCGTGCGAAATACGCTTGCCGCGATTGGTGATGATATAGGCAAGAAAATTCCACATTTTCATCGATCGGTTGGCCGCATCGGAGACGACGCCGTTTCCCGCGCGAATCTCAAAACGGCCGAGCATCGAAATATAGACCAGGTCGGAATTTTCTTCAGACACAGCTGCGGCTGCGGTGATCTTCCCGGGTTTTACATCCATCGTAACCCTCCTTTACGACTGCAATCAGGAAACAAATATACCGCCCCGGCCTTAATTTTTAATTGTACAGCCAAAGCGGTTACATTATATCATACAATTATGCCAAAGAAAAGGCATTTTTAAAATATTTTGCGGTTATATGTCCGAAAATATACCTTTTTATAGGCGCCAATGGATCATTTTACGGCTTTCTCGGCATATTCTTTCGCCAATCTGACATAAGTCACATAATCGGACATCTTGACGCTCGGCGGGGTCTGATGGTCGACCGAAGCGACATAACGCCCGTGCCGTAACGCCGGGAGCAGCCGTTCGAACTCCGCCCGCATGCTCTTTTCGGCATCGAAATTCGGGTCTTGCCTTCCGTTGAACATGCACATCTTGTCAAATCCGCCGACCCAGATAAAGTCGGGAAACTTTTTCGAAAGCTCGACGATATCGACGCCGGCCTGCCGTTCCAGCGGCAGAATGCCCTCCATGCCCGCGCCGATCAGCCAGGGTACCATCTTGGAGATATCGCCGTCCGAGTCGACGACGGCTTTGATGCGGTGCTTTTTGAGCTCGGGGATGATGCGCTGATAATAGGGCTTCATAAATTCGTCGAAGATGTCTTCGGACAGCATCGGCCCGTTGTTATACGACATGTCCTCGGCAAATGTCATAAAGTCGGGCTCGATAATCGCGGTGAGTTTTTCCAGCATCCGTAACTGCCAATTCACTAAGTCCTCACAGATCTCGTGATACATCTCCGGCTCGTCGTAAAACGAATACAGGTGCGGCTCAATGCCGAGCAGCACGCGCGGCCACCAAAAGAAGCCGTCCATGGTGAACCAGGTGATCTCGCCCTGCTGCTGCAATTTTGCGGCTTCCTTGAGACGTTCCTTGATCGGTTCGACGGCGTCGGGGAGAATCCAGCCGTTTTTGCGGGCCTCGCGGTACTGCTGAATATTATGAATGACGGGTGCGCCGTGAGAAATCGGTTTGGGCAGATCGGGTGTGCTGTGCTGCAGCCAAAACTGATAATTTCGGTCCATATTGAAATAATCATAAATCCCGACCCTGCCGAGGTCTTTCGGTAAGCCCTGGCTCTCCCAGTTTTGGACGGTTTTGTCCCACCATCCGGCCCATTCGATCACAGGCAGCCGGTCATCGGGTTTTTTGCCGTTAAAAATGCACTGCAGACGTTCTCTCGGTGTCATAAAAATTGTTCCCCTTTTACTTATGGTAAACGCCGTACTCGTGCGCCGTGTTGTAGGCGGCAAGCACGTTTTCCAGCGGGCTGTTGTCCTGAATCGCATGGGTCGGGGCAAACGCGTAACCGCCGCCCGGCATCATGATGTCCAGCGTCTCTTTACAGTTCTTGATGACATCCTCGACGGTACCGTAGGCGAGCGGCCCCGCGGTCGAGATGCAGCCATGGAAAGCCAGCCGGTCGCCGTAGGTCTTTTTCAGATACGCCGGGGCCATATTGGCTGCTTCGGGCTGCAGCGTATCGACAATGTTGATGCCGATCTCGATAAAATCATTAAACGCCCAGCTCGACGAGCCGCAGGAGTGGATCATTGACATCTTTCCGTAATGCTGTGCCAGCCGGGTGAACTTCTCATGGACCGGACGGATATGGCGCAAATACAAATCGCGGCCGATGATCGGGCCCTTCTGGGTGCCCAAATCTTCGCCCATCCAGAAAAATGTGATATCATCGTGAAACTTCTCAAACATCCGCTCCATAACCGCAAGCTGTTGATCGGTTTTGCGTTTGATATAAGTAAGCGTGGCTTCATCGTCGGTGATCAGGTTGACAAGCACTTCCTCCATGCCCATCAGCATACCGGTCGAGTTGATGATGTCCCCGACTCCGGCATGGCCGAAATAGATGGCCTTATCGGTGTTGGCGCGCAAAAAATCGCGGCACCCCTCATAGTTATAATCATCGGGATCGGGCATCGGCCAGTTAGCAATGGTCTCTTCGTCGGCACCCGCCAGCGGGAAATCACAGTAGTCCTGATATCCGCCCGAGCCATGCTCAACCCAACGGGTATGGATGCCGGAGGTGGGATCAACCGAGATACCGGGTTTATTCGACGGTTCGAACAGCGGTTTGCCGATATATCTCGGCCAAATGCCGAAAAAGTCGCAGCCGAGACCCATTTTTACGGCATACCGGTCACCGGGATCAACACCGAGCGCCGCCGCAACCTTGCGGTTGATGCCGGCATTGGTCTCATAATCGATCGGAACCCGATCCGGAATTTCTCGCGCAAACGCCGTCAGCACCCGCTGACGGGAAGTCATTTCGGTTTTTTTAATGTTGATAACGCCCATTTTTTAAAGCCACCCTTTCGCACCTTTTTGAATGTTTGGTTTTCCCGGCGAAGCCAAAGGACCAAACTCTCTGTTTGAAAAATTTATTTTTCAAATCCTTATCCGATCATTTTTTTCAGCCGGTCATGAAGCCGTCTCATATACAACATAATTAACTTTGACAGCGCGATATCGTAGAAGATAAAAGCAATGTTTCCGAGTCCCCACAGAAGCGGAATGCTGTATCGGCCGAGCACCGTGTCCTCAAACCCGGTCACGAAAAACAACCGGGTGCTCAAAAAGTAAAATCCCACCAACGCGAGGTTGAAAACCGCCAGCTTGACCGCCCAGCAAAGCACGTTCGATTTGATCTTCTCAAACGGGGCTTTCGCAATCGGGTACCACCCCAGGACGCAGCAAAATAATATTCCCGCCTCTTTATCGGTGATCAGCAGCATCGAAAGCAAACCCACCGCGGCAAACGCGCTCACCGAAGTTTTGAAACCGAACTCGATCACGAGCGGAACGAGCAGCATCCCCGCCAGCGCCGCCAGCGAATACGATGCCGTCGGCAGCACGCCCGCAAGCAGCATCAGCGCCAGCGCCAGCGCCGTGATCACGCCGCCGAACGCCACGGACCTTGTTTTGGTTTTCATCGCTTCCTCCGCAATTCAAATCAGAATTCAGAGTTTAACAGCACGTGCACAAGTCGCCGCCCATACATTCGCAGCAGGTGTCGGCGCAGCACAGACCCGTGCACATGTCGCAGGGGCCGCAATTATTTCCGCAGCCGCCGGTTCCGGTCTGGCGATAAGGCCCGTTTGGCTGTTGGTTGGGTGAACCGTAATTCCCCGAGCGCTGCCACTTGACGCGGCTTGTCGCCGAGGCGTATTCGTTGTTTTGAGGATCCATGTTGGCCGCGCGCTCGTAATTCGCCGCCGCCTGCTCCATCCAGCCGCGCCGTTCGAATACGACGCCTTTTAAATAATACCATTCCGCGTTTCGGGCCGAGCTCGGAAAGCGCTCCAACGCGCTGTCGGCACCCGCATAATCTCCGCGCGAAATAAAGCCGCGGACTTCGGCGAACTGCGTGCTGCCTGTGCCCTCGCCCGCGCCCGAATTGCCTCTGCGGGCAGACATGACGCGGTCATAGGCGTCATTGATCTGCTGCATCTTCTCTTTGGCTAAATCGGCCATCGGATTTCCGTTGTAATTGTCGGGGTGATATTTGCGCGCCAGTTCGCGGTAGGCGGCCTTGATCTGCTCTTCGGTGGCATTCGGGGCCACTCCGAGCACTTCATAAGGATCCATTTATATCCGTTCCTTTCATAAAAAATCAGGTTGTATTCTCAGTTTGTTTTGTGAAAATTGTGTCTGTCGTTTTGCTTTTTTATTTTTCCGGTGTCGGGGCTCATGATGTCATTTTGAACTTTAAGCGTCCCCAACTCTATTATATTATCGATAACAGGGTGATGATATTGTGAGGGAAGTTTATCATACCGCGCTGAGACCTCGGTTACGCACAGGTTCAAAACCTCGATTCTGCGTTCCGGACAGGCCTTGAACGGATTGAATCCGCCGCTCTTTTGATCTTTTTTCAAATCGTCCGCCGCGTCGATCAGATATACCCAGCGCCCCAGCATGTACCCGAACTCATATACTGAGCGTTTTCCTGCCGGATTTTGTTCGCAGCTTTCTAATAGTTTTCCGAGCGCGGCCGCGGTCGGGTCTGCGGCCAAGTCGATTCCGGAATCGGGGTCTTTTTCAACGCGCAGCTGATTTTCAAAACCCTCGGCGATGATCGCGCGCAGTCCGGGATAATCCCGCTCCGCCCGCTTAAGCGGTCTTTTGAAAAACGGTTTGAACAGTATTCGCAGCCGTTTTCCGTCGGCAATGTCGTCGCAGAGCTTATAATAGCTCATCACCACCGCCGCCGCCGCACTGAATTTGGTGGCCTCGTTTTGACACAAAGGCCGTTTTTTGGCCGGATTCACCGCGCACCGAAACGGTTTTGTCACTTCGTTCTCCCCGGTCGCGCACATCCGAAACAATGCCGCAAAAACAAAATCATAGGAAAGCGAAAGCCGAAGCATCGGCGCGTATTGCTGAAGGTCGCGGCACACCCCGCAGTAAACCGCCTTGTAATTATCATATTCGCAAACGAGCAGCCGCGGGGTAAACGGCTTGATATAACCAAACATATAAAGCCGTCCTTTCATTTGAGTTGGGATGTTTCATCTTTTTGGCGTTTAGCCAATAAGATGAAATTCCGGAGTCCGTTAAAAAATTTTCGGACTTATCGGCGCAGCCAGACCGACATTTCGCTCGGTCCGCGGTTTGCGAACGCATAATACGGAATCAATTTCAGACGAATCGGCTGTGCATTTCCGCTGTAAGGCCGGTAAAGCAGCGGGCTGCTGTCGTATTCACGCAAAGCCGACACTGTCAGCGTCTGCACACCGAGCGCACCGTCTGAACCGATTTCGCATTCAAGCGGAAGCTTGACCCGCACATTGTCGAGATATTCGCCGTTGTCAACGCCTTCGGCACAATAAACAACCGGCCCGCGCATCACCGCAATGCGTCCGGCGTCTTCGGTGACGCGGGTGTTGGCTTCATAGGCAATCGGCTCCATCGAAAAATCGAGTTCCACCGCGAAGTCGTCGCTTGCAATGTCGATATAGGCATATCCGTTTTCGGCTTTATATACAGCTTTGATTTCGGGTTTTTCGCACCAGCCGGGCAGACGGACGGCCAACTTTTTGCCTTTTGCGCCCGCAGTACGAATCGAAATTTTTCCGTCTGTCGGATACTGCGTGGCCTGCGTAACGGTCACGGCTTTTTCTCCGGATTTAAAGTTCGCATTCGAAGCGATATATTGATGCACAAAAACGGTGTCATCTGAAGCGCTGTAGATCATTCCGCCCAAAGAGGCGATAAACCGGGTCACATTCGGCGGGCAGCAAGAACAGTTAAACACCCTGACCCGTTCGGGAATCGGTTTATAATCCGGGTCTTTTGACATCGAGGGATGCCGGTCGCGGTCCCAAAGCGTGAGTTTTAAAGGATTGGTATAGAAAAACTTTTCGCCGTCGAGCGAA
This is a stretch of genomic DNA from Oscillospiraceae bacterium. It encodes these proteins:
- a CDS encoding BTAD domain-containing putative transcriptional regulator, whose product is MDVKPGKITAAAAVSEENSDLVYISMLGRFEIRAGNGVVSDAANRSMKMWNFLAYIITNRGKRISHEEFFDLLWGNDDSESDNLISALKTLLYRVRAFLAPIDPSGELIIAQRGSYCLNPEVKCVVDVEQFERLCKRAAAKGVSEEEAIDYYAKALRLYRGDFLQKLVSELWVITLQTHYHTMYLNAVYSISDLLQARGLYGEMEDYCTKALQHDSMDEKLYCLLITALLRQGKEQAAMEKYKTITDLLYRNLGVKPSEELHRLYEEIMKIQKDYETDLSMIFEDLRESEKTKGAFYCEYGFFREAYRLEARRAARLGLSIYVALMTVSAQTGKMPPIKSLVSVMDHLEESILTSLRKGDVVAKYSPQQFVIMLPALTFEDGEMVMRRIIGAFYKNNRKNWMTISYKLQQIELAE
- a CDS encoding uroporphyrinogen decarboxylase family protein codes for the protein MTPRERLQCIFNGKKPDDRLPVIEWAGWWDKTVQNWESQGLPKDLGRVGIYDYFNMDRNYQFWLQHSTPDLPKPISHGAPVIHNIQQYREARKNGWILPDAVEPIKERLKEAAKLQQQGEITWFTMDGFFWWPRVLLGIEPHLYSFYDEPEMYHEICEDLVNWQLRMLEKLTAIIEPDFMTFAEDMSYNNGPMLSEDIFDEFMKPYYQRIIPELKKHRIKAVVDSDGDISKMVPWLIGAGMEGILPLERQAGVDIVELSKKFPDFIWVGGFDKMCMFNGRQDPNFDAEKSMRAEFERLLPALRHGRYVASVDHQTPPSVKMSDYVTYVRLAKEYAEKAVK
- a CDS encoding uroporphyrinogen decarboxylase family protein; this translates as MGVINIKKTEMTSRQRVLTAFAREIPDRVPIDYETNAGINRKVAAALGVDPGDRYAVKMGLGCDFFGIWPRYIGKPLFEPSNKPGISVDPTSGIHTRWVEHGSGGYQDYCDFPLAGADEETIANWPMPDPDDYNYEGCRDFLRANTDKAIYFGHAGVGDIINSTGMLMGMEEVLVNLITDDEATLTYIKRKTDQQLAVMERMFEKFHDDITFFWMGEDLGTQKGPIIGRDLYLRHIRPVHEKFTRLAQHYGKMSMIHSCGSSSWAFNDFIEIGINIVDTLQPEAANMAPAYLKKTYGDRLAFHGCISTAGPLAYGTVEDVIKNCKETLDIMMPGGGYAFAPTHAIQDNSPLENVLAAYNTAHEYGVYHK
- a CDS encoding DnaJ domain-containing protein: MDPYEVLGVAPNATEEQIKAAYRELARKYHPDNYNGNPMADLAKEKMQQINDAYDRVMSARRGNSGAGEGTGSTQFAEVRGFISRGDYAGADSALERFPSSARNAEWYYLKGVVFERRGWMEQAAANYERAANMDPQNNEYASATSRVKWQRSGNYGSPNQQPNGPYRQTGTGGCGNNCGPCDMCTGLCCADTCCECMGGDLCTCC
- a CDS encoding DUF5685 family protein, which translates into the protein MFGYIKPFTPRLLVCEYDNYKAVYCGVCRDLQQYAPMLRLSLSYDFVFAALFRMCATGENEVTKPFRCAVNPAKKRPLCQNEATKFSAAAAVVMSYYKLCDDIADGKRLRILFKPFFKRPLKRAERDYPGLRAIIAEGFENQLRVEKDPDSGIDLAADPTAAALGKLLESCEQNPAGKRSVYEFGYMLGRWVYLIDAADDLKKDQKSGGFNPFKACPERRIEVLNLCVTEVSARYDKLPSQYHHPVIDNIIELGTLKVQNDIMSPDTGKIKKQNDRHNFHKTN